The Myxococcales bacterium genome includes the window CGCGTCGAAATCAGCTCCGGTGACGACGCCGGTGACGCCTGAGGCGCCGCCCCCTGCCGAGCCGGTTTTTGAAGTCACCGTCCCCCTGCTGGCGCGCAGCGGCTCGGCGGTGTCGGGCACCGTGGCGTTTCGCGAATCGGCTGGCTCGGTCGCGGTAAAGCTTGCGCTTGCTGGCGTCACGCCAGGCCTGCACGGCTTTCACGTCCACGAGGTTGGCGACTGCAGCGCCCCCGATGGCACCAGCGCCGGAGGCCATTTTAATCCGCACGGCGCCAACCACGGCGCTTCCGACGTTGAGGCGCGCCACGCTGGCGACATGGGCAATGTCGAGGCAGACGCCGCCGGCAACGTGACCGCCGAGTTGACCATCACCGGCATCACGCTCACGCCCGGCCTGCCGCATTCCATCGGCGGCCGTTCGCTCATCCTGCATGCTGCGCCCGACGACTACGTTACGCAACCCACCGGCAACGCCGGCGCCCGCATCGGCTGCGGCGTCATTGACCAGTCGCTTGTTATCGAAACGAAGTAATACGCGCTTATTTAACGGCGGCGAGGCAGGCCTCTAGGTCGCCGCACGAGCCGCCGGCGTGATGCGCCGCGAGGCAGGTCTGCCAGCCGGTGAGCTTGGCGGTGTTGTCGCCGACTTCTCTGCGGCAAGCGTGAAACATGGTCTTGGTGTGTTCGGCGGCGACGCGCTCGGTTTCTTCGGGCGACAGCTTTTCGTCGGCGGTTGCCGCGTCGGCGAGCGCGCAATCGGTGATGGCGGGCGCGAGCTGGGCGCACATCTTGTCGGTCGGCGCCCCCTCGCTGGCCGCGGGCGCAGGCTCGGCGGTCTTGGGCTCCGATTTCTTGCTGCACGCGGAGCCAAGCAGGGCGATGGCGAGGCAAAAGGGCGTGAGCGCGGCGCGATGGAGAAGCTTCATGAGGGCACTTTAAGCGACCCCACTGCCCTTCTCAATGGCTATATATATGATGATTAGCGTCGCTTGGGCCGCGGTGCTGACGCGGCGGCTTTGGTTTTAGCCGGCGGCCGGCGGCTGACCTCGGTGAGGATCGCGTGGGCGATTTCGCGCTTGCTGGCCAGCGGCACGGCCGTGGTGCCGCGCGGCGAAACCACGATGACGCGGTTGGTGTCGACGCCAAACCCGGCGTCGGGCTGGCTGACGTCGTTGGCGACGATATAGTCGCAGCCCTTGCCGGTAAGCTTTTGTTTCGCGGCAGCCACCAGGTTGCTGGTTTCGGCGGCAAAGCCGACGAGCACGGGCCGCGGCGAGGAGCCTTTTCGCGACGCCAACGCGCCCAGCGACGCCAGAATATCGCGATTTTGTACCAGCGGCAGCGCCATGGTTTTGCCAAGCGCGCCGCGCTTTTGTTTTTCGCGCGCGGGGGCTTTGACGCGAAAATCGGCAACCGCCGCCGCCATAATGACGACGTCCGCGCCTGGCGCCTCGGCGTGAATGGCTACGTCCATCTCCTGCGCGGT containing:
- a CDS encoding superoxide dismutase family protein codes for the protein MKQTPLFLSCCAVLAAIAFAGCASKSAPVTTPVTPEAPPPAEPVFEVTVPLLARSGSAVSGTVAFRESAGSVAVKLALAGVTPGLHGFHVHEVGDCSAPDGTSAGGHFNPHGANHGASDVEARHAGDMGNVEADAAGNVTAELTITGITLTPGLPHSIGGRSLILHAAPDDYVTQPTGNAGARIGCGVIDQSLVIETK